One segment of Excalfactoria chinensis isolate bCotChi1 chromosome 27, bCotChi1.hap2, whole genome shotgun sequence DNA contains the following:
- the LOC140263014 gene encoding myelin-oligodendrocyte glycoprotein-like translates to MGFTSHCRHSNFSHPWRTVLAHLVALHLLHLGSAQFRVVAPNDHITAIVGKDVVLHCHLSPSKDVWSSDIRWFLHGTTGLVHHYQNGEDLEQMEDYKGRTELLRDGLSDGNLDLRITAVSSTDSGSYICAVQDDDDYAEDMLNLEVSDPSSQITHPWKVALALVITLLVGSSVVIIIFLHRKQAAQSRKLSESFQHLPPPSNIF, encoded by the exons aTGGGCTTCACATCGCACTGCAGACACTCCAACttctcccatccctggaggaccGTCCTGGCTCATCTCGTGGCTCTGCACCTCCTCCATCTGGGATCAG CCCAGTTCAGGGTGGTGGCACCAAATGATCACATCACTGCCATCGTGGGAAAGGATGTCGTGCTGCACTGTCATTTGTCCCCATCCAAGGATGTTTGGAGCTCAGACATCAGATGGTTCCTACATGGGACTACTGGGCTCGTGCACCACTACCAAAATGGAGAGGACCTGGAGCAGATGGAAGACTATAAAGGGAGGACAGAACTGCTCAGGGATGGCCTGTCTGATGGAAACCTAGATCTGCGCATCACTGCAGTGAGTTCCACCGATAGTGGGTCCTACATCTGTGCTGTGCAAGATGATGATGACTACGCAGAAGACATGCTGAACCTGGAGGTGTCAG ACCCCTCTTCCCAGATCACCCATCCCTGGAAGGTGGCTCTGGCTCTGGTCATCACACTTCTGGTTGGGTCATCTGTTgtcatcattatttttctccatagaAAGCAAg cggcacagagcagaaagctgagtgAGTCCTTCCAGCACCTTCCACCACCTTCCAATATTttctga
- the LOC140263015 gene encoding myelin-oligodendrocyte glycoprotein-like yields MGFTSLCSHPSFSHPWRTLLAHLVSLHLLHLGSAQFRVVAPDDHITAVVGKDVVLRCELSPRKNAWRCSDIKWIQHRSAGLLHHYRNGSDLEQVKEYKGRTELLRDGLSDGNLDLCITAVSSTDSGTYICAVEDADGYAGAVVNLEVSGQPLFQITHPWKVALALVITLLVGSSVVTIIFLHRKQAAQSRKLSESFQHLPITFEYLLHLCIIPPNNNL; encoded by the exons aTGGGCTTCACATCGCTCTGCAGTCACCCCAGTttctcccatccctggaggaccCTCCTGGCTCATCTCGTGTCTCTGCACCTCCTGCACCTGGGATCAG CCCAGTTCAGGGTGGTGGCACCAGATGATCACATCACTGCCGTCGTGGGAAAGGATGTCGTGCTGCGCTGTGAGCTGTCCCCACGCAAGAATGCTTGGAGATGCTCAGACATCAAATGGATCCAGCACCGGTCTGCTGGGCTCTTGCACCACTATCGAAATGGATCAGACCTGGAGCAGGTGAAGGAATATAAAGGGAGGACAGAACTGCTCAGGGATGGCCTGTCTGATGGAAACCTGGATCTGTGCATCACTGCAGTGAGCTCCACCGATAGTGGGACATACATCTGTGCTGTGGAAGATGCTGATGGCTATGCAGGGGCTGTGGTGAACCTGGAGGTGTCAGGTCA ACCCCTCTTCCAGATCACCCATCCCTGGAAGGTGGCTCTGGCTCTGGTCATCACACTTCTGGTTGGGTCATCTGTTGTcaccattatttttctccatagaAAGCAAg cagcacagagcagaaagctgagtgAGTCCTTCCAGCACCTTCCAATAACCTTTGAGTATTTATtacatctttgtattattccacctAATAATAATCTTTGA
- the LOC140263115 gene encoding killer cell lectin-like receptor subfamily B member 1C, translated as MDEEMMSADSRHPMGCWSPAQRQRGPTVCPHWHQIFLKACMLELLLLLLLLVGLSVWVFQQTSPPPSAALHCPEPSGRNGMELSEKSSIEQYFCQQTWNSSAAPAACLLCPQFWRLVGDRCYGLSMEKGIWTRAQKECEYQQSQLVVLRNVAEKEELKEMAGVGNQPVWIGLQVSGNEWQWVDKSSFNSTDFGHLPVVENHCGTFKNSQVEEDECNGEHEWVCQKEPRRLQP; from the exons ATGGATGAGGAAATGATGAGCGCTGATTCAAGGCATCCTATGGGCTGTTGGTCTCCTGCTCAGCGGCAGCGCG GTCCTACCGTGTGCCCCCACTGGCACCAGATCTTCCTGAAAGCCTGcatgctggagctgctgctgctgctgctgctgctggtggggctcAGCGTGTGGG TCTTTCAGCAAACATCCCCACCTCCAAgcgctgccctgcactgccctgAGCCCAGCGGGAGGAATGGGATGGAGCTGAGTGAGAAGAGCTCCATTGAGCAGTACTTCTGCCAGCAGACATGGAACAGCTCTGCAG cccctgctgcctgcctgctctgcccccaGTTCTGGAGGCTTGTAGGGGACCGATGCTACGGGCTTTCCATGGAAAAGGGGATCTGGACACGAGCTCAAAAGGAGTGTGAATATCAGCAGTCTCAGCTGGTGGTGCTCCGGAACGTGGCAGAAAAG gaggagctgaaggaaatggCAGGTGTGGGGAATCAGCCGGTGTGGATTGGATTACAAGTGTCCGGCAATGAATGGCAATGGGTGGACAAGTCGTCCTTCAACAGCACAGA CTTTGGTCACCTTCCCGTGGTGGAGAATCACTGCGGGACCTTCAAGAACAGCCAAGTGGAGGAGGATGAGTGTAACGGTGAACACGAGTGGGTCTGCCAGAAAGAACCTCGACGTCTCCAGCCATAA
- the LOC140263016 gene encoding myelin-oligodendrocyte glycoprotein-like, whose product MGFTSRCSHGTFTLSWRTLLAHLMTLQLLHLVSAQFRVVAPNLHVTAYVGQDIVLHCQLSPCMDAWSSDIRWIQHRSAGLVHHYQNGLDLEQMEEYNGRTELLRNGLSDGNLDLRITAVSSSDSGTYSCVVQDGDAYAEALLNLEVSDPFSQITHPWKVALALVVTLLVGSSVVIIVFLHRKQERKNAQLEKKDAELAQIIAIFGESSPFRKKLKNWSNSVKRWTNTQQNWWNNVKQWRKNVNRRWNKLKQRTNTQQNWWNNVKQWKKNVKRWREETQILLNQLHNWLNSMKRWG is encoded by the exons aTGGGCTTCACATCGCGCTGCAGCCATGGCACTTTCACCCTCTCATGGAGGACCCTCCTGGCTCATCTTATgactctgcagctcctccatctGGTATCAG CCCAGTTCAGGGTGGTGGCACCAAACCTGCATGTCACTGCCTACGTGGGACAGGACATTGTGCTGCACTGCCAGTTGTCCCCTTGCATGGATGCTTGGAGCTCAGACATCAGATGGATCCAGCACAGGTCTGCTGGTCTCGTGCACCACTACCAAAATGGATTGGACCTGGAGCAGATGGAGGAATACAATGGGAGGACAGAACTGCTCAGGAATGGCCTGTCTGATGGAAACCTGGATCTGCGCATCACTGCAGTGAGCTCCTCTGACAGTGGCACATATAGCTGTGTTGTGCAAGATGGTGATGCCTATGCAGAAGCTTTGCTGAACCTGGAGGTGTCAG ATCCATTTTCCCAGATCACCCATCCCTGGAAGGTGGCTCTGGCTCTGGTCGTCACACTTCTGGTTGGGTCATCTGTTGTCatcattgtttttctccataGAAAGCAAg agagaaaaaacgCACAGCTGG agaaaaaagatgcaGAGTTGG cccAAATAATTGCGATATTTGGTGAGTCTTCACCATTT agaaagaagctgaaaaattgG agcaaCAGTGTGAAGAGATGG acaAACACGCAGCAGAACTGG tggaACAATGTGAAGCAGTGG agaaAGAATGTGAACAGACGG TGGAACAAACTGAAGCAGCGG acaAACACGCAGCAGAACTGG tggaACAATGTGAAGCAGTGG aaaaaaaatgtcaagagATGG agagaagaaacGCAAATTTTG TTAAACCAGTTGCACAACTGG ttAAACAGTATGAAGAGATGG ggATGA
- the LOC140263017 gene encoding myelin-oligodendrocyte glycoprotein-like: MGFTSHCRHSNFSHPWRTLLAHLVALHLLHLGSAQFRVVAPNDHITANVGQDVVLRCHLSPSKEVWSSDIRWFLHGTTGLVHHYQNGSDLEQMEEYKGRTELLRNGLSDGNLDLRITAVSLADSGSYICAVQDGDAYEEDMLILEVSDSFCQNEGPWKVALVVVSILLVGSAFFNIFLYRKQAAQSRKLSESFQHLPSPSNNL, encoded by the exons aTGGGCTTCACATCGCACTGCAGACACTCCAACttctcccatccctggaggaccCTCCTGGCTCATCTCGTGGCTCTGCACCTCCTCCATCTGGGATCAG CCCAGTTCAGGGTGGTGGCACCAAATGATCACATCACTGCCAACGTGGGACAGGACGTTGTGCTTCGCTGTCATTTGTCCCCATCCAAGGAGGTTTGGAGCTCAGACATCAGATGGTTCCTACATGGGACTACTGGGCTCGTGCACCACTACCAAAATGGATCAGACCTGGAGCAGATGGAGGAATATAAAGGGAGGACAGAACTGCTCAGGAATGGCCTGTCTGATGGAAACCTGGATCTGCGCATCACTGCAGTGAGCTTGGCTGATAGTGGGTCCTACATCTGTGCTGTGCAAGATGGTGATGCCTATGAAGAAGACATGCTGATCCTGGAGGTGTCAG ATTCCTTTTGTCAGAATGAAGGACCCTGGAAGGTGGCTCTGGTAGTGGTCAGCATACTTCTGGTTGGGTCAGCtttcttcaacatttttctCTATAGAAAGCAAG cagcacagagcagaaagctgagtgAGTCCTTCCAGCACCTTCCATCACCTTCCAATAACCTTTGA